From the genome of Flavobacterium ovatum, one region includes:
- a CDS encoding YfhO family protein: MKVINKFYPHALAVFGFVLVSLIYFYPVLQGKQIFQSDIAQYTGMAKEQNDFRAIEHHEPYWTDAAFGGMPTYQLGAKYPHDYIGALDDAIRFLPRPADYLFLYFLGFYGLLLVLKIDPLKAFIGSIAFGFSTYLIIILGVGHNAKAHAIGYMPLVIAGVLLVYRHKYIVGGLLTLFATALEINANHFQMTYYLLIFLLILSGYFTYQAIKNKETNTLFQSFGILLIAGVLGIGANATNLLATAEYASFSTRGKSELTYNPDGSAHTGSSALTREYITEYSYGLSESFNLIAPRLFGGSNNENVGTSSKMYDFMLSKGVPENQAADFVSGMPTYWGDQPIVAAPAYIGIVVFFLAILALFIDERKIKYVFLSGAIVALILSWGKNFPLLTDFFIDFVPMYNKFRAVSSIQVILELCFPVLAIMGLQSFFGLEKPEQQKALIKAGALSLGLVVILFLCKEMFHFSGGSDAYFMQSYGPEFVDALKADRMSMYSADLLRSGFFIVAVSAVLWFFIKNKLAQNTAIILVGLFMVSDLFFVDKRYVDGNDFVSGREVAVPFQETPSDTEILKDTTHFRVFEVNGNFSSARASYFHKSIGGYHAAKPRRVQQLFDYQISKNNMEVLDMLNVKYIIQTDKEGKEFPTINPNANGNAWFVHDVILVNKANDEMKSLEKFNTKSAAIFNIQIYGDKFKNARLKRNLDTTGTIQLNIYKPNYLKYTTDTKKEGLAVFSEIYYEKGWNAYVDGELTEHFPVNYVLRAMMVPPGKHTIEFKFEPQVIKTGSVITLISYVFIFGLLIGGIYLERKRLITPKEGNE, encoded by the coding sequence TTGAAAGTTATTAATAAGTTTTACCCTCACGCTCTTGCTGTTTTTGGTTTTGTCCTTGTTTCACTCATTTACTTTTACCCTGTTTTACAAGGCAAACAAATTTTTCAATCGGATATTGCTCAATATACTGGTATGGCCAAGGAGCAAAATGATTTTAGAGCAATAGAACATCATGAACCTTATTGGACTGACGCAGCTTTTGGTGGGATGCCTACCTATCAATTAGGGGCTAAATACCCCCATGACTACATAGGAGCTCTTGACGATGCAATTCGTTTTTTACCGCGTCCTGCGGATTATTTATTTCTATACTTTTTAGGTTTTTATGGCTTGTTATTAGTTTTAAAAATAGACCCGTTAAAAGCTTTTATAGGATCCATAGCTTTTGGTTTTTCAACTTACCTGATTATTATTTTGGGCGTTGGACACAATGCTAAAGCACATGCAATAGGCTATATGCCGCTAGTTATTGCTGGGGTTTTATTGGTTTACCGTCATAAATATATTGTTGGTGGATTGCTTACTTTGTTTGCGACCGCATTAGAAATTAATGCGAATCACTTCCAAATGACCTATTATCTTCTAATTTTCTTACTGATATTGTCAGGCTATTTTACTTATCAGGCTATTAAAAATAAAGAAACCAATACCTTGTTTCAATCCTTTGGAATATTGTTAATTGCAGGTGTTTTAGGAATTGGGGCTAATGCCACGAATTTGTTAGCTACAGCTGAATATGCAAGTTTTAGTACTAGAGGAAAAAGCGAATTGACGTACAATCCTGACGGTTCAGCTCATACAGGTTCAAGTGCACTTACAAGAGAATACATTACAGAATACAGTTATGGTTTGTCAGAAAGTTTTAACTTGATTGCACCACGCCTTTTTGGAGGTTCTAATAATGAAAACGTAGGGACATCTAGCAAGATGTATGATTTTATGCTTTCTAAAGGAGTTCCTGAAAATCAAGCAGCTGATTTTGTTTCAGGTATGCCTACTTATTGGGGAGATCAACCGATTGTGGCTGCTCCAGCATATATTGGAATAGTGGTTTTCTTTTTGGCTATTTTAGCTTTATTTATTGATGAACGAAAAATTAAATACGTTTTCCTCTCTGGAGCTATAGTAGCTTTGATACTTTCTTGGGGTAAAAACTTCCCCCTTTTAACGGACTTTTTTATTGACTTTGTACCTATGTACAATAAATTTAGAGCCGTATCTTCTATTCAAGTAATTTTAGAATTGTGTTTTCCTGTTTTAGCTATTATGGGATTACAATCGTTTTTTGGTTTGGAAAAACCGGAACAACAAAAAGCATTGATTAAGGCGGGAGCTTTGTCATTAGGCCTTGTTGTTATTTTGTTTTTATGCAAAGAGATGTTCCATTTTTCAGGAGGTAGCGATGCTTATTTTATGCAATCTTATGGACCCGAATTTGTGGATGCCTTAAAAGCGGACAGAATGAGTATGTATAGTGCTGATTTATTGCGTTCAGGTTTCTTTATCGTGGCAGTTTCAGCTGTTTTGTGGTTCTTTATCAAAAACAAATTAGCTCAAAATACCGCTATTATTTTAGTAGGTCTATTTATGGTCTCTGATTTGTTTTTTGTAGACAAAAGATATGTCGATGGAAATGATTTCGTTAGCGGTAGAGAAGTGGCTGTTCCTTTTCAAGAAACGCCTTCGGATACTGAAATTCTAAAAGATACTACACACTTCAGAGTGTTTGAAGTTAATGGGAATTTCTCTAGCGCTAGAGCGTCCTATTTTCATAAATCGATTGGCGGGTATCATGCTGCTAAACCAAGAAGGGTACAGCAATTATTTGACTACCAAATTTCCAAAAATAATATGGAGGTTTTGGATATGTTGAATGTAAAATACATTATTCAAACCGATAAAGAAGGGAAGGAATTTCCAACGATTAACCCTAATGCCAATGGAAACGCCTGGTTTGTTCACGATGTGATACTAGTGAATAAAGCAAATGACGAAATGAAATCATTAGAGAAGTTTAACACCAAATCGGCTGCTATTTTTAATATTCAAATCTACGGGGATAAATTTAAAAATGCTCGTTTAAAAAGAAATTTGGATACCACGGGAACTATTCAATTGAATATCTATAAACCCAATTATTTAAAATATACTACGGATACAAAAAAAGAAGGTTTAGCTGTTTTCTCTGAAATATATTATGAAAAAGGCTGGAATGCATATGTTGATGGTGAATTAACCGAGCATTTTCCAGTGAATTATGTGCTTAGAGCAATGATGGTTCCACCAGGAAAACATACTATCGAATTTAAATTTGAGCCGCAAGTCATCAAAACAGGAAGTGTTATTACCTTAATTAGTTATGTGTTTATTTTTGGGTTATTGATTGGCGGAATTTATTTGGAACGAAAACGACTCATAACTCCGAAAGAGGGAAATGAATAA
- a CDS encoding transporter has product MYHFKTAILIAFLLAPFVQYAQHTDEINSNRPGETMSAFAVGKSVFQVESGIFGIKENHSLLNYDTNGFGLDLTFRMGLFHEQLEFIADLQYQYQNVVDHTIQYNKSALKQTILGAKFLIYDPFKGYDEKVNVYSWKANHSFNWHQLIPAVSLFAGANIISSNNPYYFSPDAAISPKIMLITQNHLGDGRWVLVSNIISDYILTDYPSYGYVLTLTRGFNEKWSGFIENQGYKSDFYSDAIVRGGAAYLVNKSLQIDASISSSLKTTPSILYGGIGFSWRYDANYKDVIIDLDNGDSKKAVRKAKKVKKG; this is encoded by the coding sequence ATGTACCATTTCAAAACTGCAATCCTGATTGCTTTTCTACTGGCTCCATTTGTTCAGTACGCACAACATACTGATGAAATAAACTCCAATAGACCGGGTGAAACCATGTCCGCTTTTGCTGTTGGGAAGTCTGTCTTTCAAGTAGAATCTGGAATTTTCGGTATAAAAGAAAACCATAGTTTACTCAACTATGACACCAATGGTTTTGGACTAGACTTGACTTTTCGAATGGGTCTGTTTCACGAACAACTTGAATTCATTGCTGATTTACAATACCAATACCAAAATGTTGTAGATCATACCATTCAGTATAATAAATCTGCTTTAAAGCAAACTATTTTGGGAGCTAAGTTCTTAATTTATGATCCTTTCAAGGGGTATGATGAGAAAGTCAATGTATATAGCTGGAAAGCCAATCATTCTTTTAATTGGCACCAATTAATTCCGGCAGTCTCCCTTTTTGCAGGAGCCAATATTATATCTTCCAATAATCCCTATTATTTTTCACCTGATGCAGCCATTTCACCTAAAATAATGCTGATTACCCAAAACCATTTAGGAGACGGAAGATGGGTTTTAGTATCTAATATTATTTCTGATTATATTTTGACCGATTATCCTAGTTATGGTTATGTTTTAACGCTAACTAGAGGATTTAACGAAAAATGGTCGGGATTTATTGAAAATCAAGGCTACAAAAGCGACTTTTATAGTGACGCTATCGTACGTGGTGGAGCAGCTTATCTAGTTAATAAAAGCCTGCAAATCGATGCTTCCATAAGCAGCAGTTTAAAAACAACTCCTTCCATTTTATACGGCGGAATTGGTTTTTCTTGGAGATATGATGCCAACTATAAAGATGTTATAATTGATTTAGACAACGGCGATTCAAAAAAAGCAGTTCGAAAAGCAAAAAAAGTTAAGAAAGGATAA
- a CDS encoding SDR family oxidoreductase: MKILLTGATGYIGKRILPTLIEAGHEVVCCVRDTKRFHPPTSIQDKITIIEIDLLDKKSLERIPTDIDGAYYLVHSMAASSDYEEMEQESAINFRNALANTNVQHLVYLSGIVNESELSSHLTSRKNVEELLSKGNYHFTALRAGIIIGSGSASFEIIRDLVEKLPIMIAPKWLKTKCQPIGVTDVISFLTQTIFHPKTFDKNFDIGGPDILTYKEMLLEFAHVRHLKRTIIIVPVMTPKLSSYWLYFVTSTTYKLAAALVDSMKVEVICRNHDLNTILEIKPLGYRESLEKAFLKIDSNSIVSSWKDAYISSGINITISDFINVPSHGCFIDNREKVIKNRDACIEKIWSIGGTNGWYYGNWLWKSRGFMDKLVGGVGLRRGRTNKNSLNVGDALDFWRILYANKTEGRLLLYAEMKLPGEAWLEFKIKENKLVQTATFRPLGLLGRLYWYAVLPFHGFIFKGMLDALTEDV; the protein is encoded by the coding sequence ATGAAGATACTACTAACTGGAGCCACGGGATACATTGGAAAAAGAATATTACCCACATTGATTGAAGCAGGTCATGAAGTGGTTTGCTGTGTGCGTGACACTAAAAGGTTTCATCCTCCAACTTCTATTCAGGATAAAATTACTATTATAGAAATCGACCTTTTAGACAAAAAATCATTAGAACGAATTCCAACAGACATAGATGGAGCTTATTATCTAGTACATTCTATGGCTGCTTCTTCAGATTATGAAGAAATGGAGCAGGAATCAGCAATCAACTTCCGCAATGCTTTAGCCAATACTAATGTTCAACATTTGGTTTATTTGAGTGGTATTGTAAACGAATCCGAATTGTCTTCTCATTTAACTTCTCGAAAAAATGTGGAGGAATTACTTTCTAAAGGAAATTATCATTTTACCGCTTTACGAGCAGGTATAATTATTGGTTCTGGAAGTGCTTCATTTGAAATTATCCGTGATTTGGTAGAAAAACTTCCAATAATGATTGCTCCAAAATGGTTAAAAACTAAATGCCAACCCATTGGTGTAACTGATGTAATCTCATTTTTGACCCAAACTATATTCCATCCTAAAACCTTCGACAAAAATTTTGATATCGGTGGACCTGATATTCTTACGTACAAAGAGATGTTATTGGAATTTGCCCATGTTCGCCATTTAAAACGAACTATTATAATTGTCCCTGTAATGACGCCTAAGCTTTCGTCCTATTGGCTGTATTTTGTAACCTCTACAACTTATAAATTAGCTGCCGCCTTAGTGGATAGTATGAAAGTGGAAGTAATTTGCCGAAATCACGACCTCAATACCATTTTAGAAATAAAACCACTTGGCTATCGAGAATCTTTAGAGAAAGCATTCCTTAAAATTGATAGCAACTCCATTGTTTCTAGTTGGAAAGATGCTTATATCAGTAGTGGAATTAACATTACAATTTCCGATTTCATCAATGTTCCTTCTCATGGATGTTTTATAGATAACCGAGAAAAAGTAATTAAAAACAGAGACGCCTGCATTGAAAAGATCTGGAGTATCGGCGGCACAAACGGCTGGTATTATGGTAATTGGCTCTGGAAATCAAGAGGTTTTATGGATAAATTAGTTGGAGGTGTAGGACTGCGCCGTGGTCGTACCAATAAAAACTCACTCAATGTAGGAGATGCATTGGACTTTTGGCGAATATTATATGCCAATAAGACTGAAGGTCGACTATTGCTATATGCCGAAATGAAATTACCTGGTGAAGCTTGGCTTGAATTCAAAATCAAAGAAAACAAACTGGTTCAAACAGCTACTTTCAGACCTTTAGGACTGTTGGGAAGATTGTATTGGTACGCTGTTCTTCCCTTTCATGGATTTATTTTCAAAGGCATGCTCGATGCACTTACAGAAGACGTTTAA
- a CDS encoding oligosaccharide flippase family protein yields the protein MGIVLNQSLKNTVITYLGFGVGAINTLYLYPVFLGATYYAVANYILSAANVIMPLFAIGMQNTLVKYYSQYKTEEERERFLSFTVLFPILLCIPLGLIGLYYYDDIIYFVSKKNPVVKEFIWLIPFIGLCMAYFEIFYAWARVHMHSVFGNFIKEVGLRIFSLLALIGVYFNWLTVVDFVYITGAIYFLALIVTMWYAFRIKQPNFQFSIPQNVKEILEYTFYIILSGSVANLLLDGDKIMLNQYMLIDNIAYYSVATYIALVISVPSRAMHQIVYPITAKLMHEDKHDQLNDLYKKTSINLQVVGGFVMLCIFVNIDQLYELVPKEYSGGIIVVFMIGLSKYFDLILGNNNAIIFNSKYYRMVLFLGLLLVFLTIALNMFFIPRYGIIGSAFATLLSITLYSLAKLLFVVKRMHLYPFTKQTIYSIVLTTMVFMAFYFWEFPMYPLIAIALKSMIVTVVYLYLNYKFTISPEINGVIDGLLKKIKK from the coding sequence ATGGGAATAGTATTAAATCAATCATTAAAGAACACTGTAATTACCTATTTAGGTTTTGGTGTAGGCGCTATTAATACTTTGTATTTGTACCCGGTTTTTCTGGGTGCTACTTATTATGCTGTTGCTAATTATATTCTTTCGGCGGCGAATGTGATTATGCCGTTATTTGCCATTGGGATGCAAAACACCCTTGTTAAATATTATTCACAATATAAAACAGAAGAAGAGAGAGAACGATTTTTGTCCTTTACTGTTTTATTCCCCATACTATTATGTATTCCACTAGGGCTAATAGGCTTGTATTATTATGATGATATTATTTATTTTGTTTCCAAGAAAAATCCAGTAGTCAAAGAATTCATCTGGTTAATTCCATTTATAGGTCTTTGTATGGCTTATTTCGAAATTTTTTATGCTTGGGCAAGAGTGCATATGCATTCGGTTTTTGGGAATTTTATCAAAGAAGTAGGTTTGCGTATTTTTTCGCTTTTAGCATTGATTGGCGTTTATTTTAATTGGTTGACGGTGGTTGACTTTGTTTATATTACAGGTGCTATTTATTTTCTTGCACTAATTGTAACCATGTGGTATGCCTTCCGAATCAAACAGCCTAATTTTCAGTTTTCTATTCCTCAAAATGTAAAAGAAATTTTAGAATATACGTTTTATATTATTCTGTCGGGGAGTGTGGCTAATCTACTTTTGGATGGAGACAAAATTATGTTGAATCAATACATGCTGATTGATAACATTGCTTATTACTCTGTCGCGACTTATATTGCTTTAGTTATCTCAGTTCCTAGCCGTGCGATGCACCAAATTGTATATCCCATTACGGCCAAATTAATGCACGAAGACAAACATGATCAGTTAAATGATTTGTATAAAAAAACGTCGATAAACCTTCAGGTAGTTGGTGGTTTTGTGATGCTATGCATTTTTGTCAATATCGATCAACTATATGAGTTGGTACCTAAAGAATATAGTGGAGGTATAATCGTAGTATTTATGATTGGACTTTCTAAGTATTTTGATTTGATTTTAGGGAATAATAATGCTATTATTTTCAATTCTAAATATTACCGCATGGTGTTGTTTTTAGGATTGCTCTTAGTATTCTTGACAATAGCACTTAATATGTTTTTTATTCCACGTTATGGGATCATTGGATCTGCTTTTGCGACCTTATTATCAATTACGTTATATAGTTTGGCTAAATTATTATTTGTGGTCAAACGCATGCATTTGTATCCTTTTACAAAACAAACTATTTATTCAATTGTATTAACAACAATGGTTTTTATGGCGTTTTATTTTTGGGAATTCCCAATGTATCCATTGATTGCAATTGCATTGAAATCTATGATTGTAACCGTGGTTTATCTTTATCTTAACTATAAATTCACCATTTCACCCGAAATTAATGGGGTGATTGATGGACTTTTGAAAAAAATCAAAAAATAG
- a CDS encoding IS4 family transposase yields MANITLFSQIISKLDRSKFNKIVSKKETDKHNKGFNSWNHLVSMLFCQFAKSQSVRDISNGLRSASGNLNHLGINKAPSKSSISYQNKNRSHELFRDYYFELLQSLGQHPRFKQVKFRIKSKIFLLDSTTISLCLSLFDWAKYKRAKGAVKMHTLLDFDGNLPAYINITNGKTTDNKGAYEILLLKGSVIVADRFYNDFSLLNIWDSNEVFFVIRHKENLQFTTVKENELPENRHHHIIKDEIIELKKAPSKLKAPNKLRRVSVWNDENGQVIELITNQFHWSPNTIGELYKSRWQVEIFFRDIKQLLHIKSFIGTSENAVMIQIWTALITILILKALKAQSKFDWYLSNLVAFIRLNLFVKIDLQKWLDKPFEEHIEPPPDYIQGVLF; encoded by the coding sequence ATGGCAAATATAACGCTGTTTTCTCAAATAATCTCAAAGTTAGACCGTTCGAAATTCAATAAAATAGTTTCCAAGAAAGAAACAGACAAGCATAATAAAGGATTCAACAGCTGGAATCACTTAGTTTCCATGCTTTTTTGTCAATTTGCAAAGAGTCAGTCTGTTCGAGATATTAGCAATGGACTTCGATCGGCATCAGGGAACCTAAATCATCTTGGAATAAATAAAGCTCCATCAAAGTCTTCGATAAGTTATCAAAACAAAAATCGCTCTCACGAACTTTTTAGAGATTATTATTTTGAACTGCTGCAAAGTTTAGGACAGCATCCTAGATTTAAGCAAGTTAAATTTAGAATTAAGTCAAAGATTTTTTTACTAGATTCAACTACAATAAGTTTGTGTCTAAGTTTGTTTGATTGGGCAAAATATAAGAGAGCCAAAGGAGCTGTAAAAATGCACACACTACTTGATTTTGATGGTAATCTCCCAGCTTATATTAACATCACTAATGGTAAAACGACAGATAACAAAGGGGCTTACGAGATTCTTCTATTAAAGGGCAGTGTGATTGTTGCTGATAGATTTTATAATGATTTCTCACTATTAAATATTTGGGACAGCAATGAGGTGTTTTTTGTAATTAGACATAAGGAAAATTTGCAATTCACAACAGTCAAAGAAAATGAGTTACCCGAAAATCGTCATCACCATATTATCAAAGATGAAATTATCGAATTAAAAAAAGCCCCTTCAAAATTAAAAGCCCCAAATAAGTTAAGAAGAGTATCTGTATGGAATGATGAAAATGGACAAGTAATCGAGCTGATTACTAATCAATTTCATTGGTCCCCCAATACTATTGGTGAATTATACAAGAGTAGATGGCAAGTGGAAATCTTTTTTAGAGACATTAAACAGTTACTGCATATCAAATCATTTATAGGAACATCTGAAAATGCAGTTATGATTCAAATATGGACAGCTTTGATTACCATTTTAATTCTAAAAGCTTTAAAAGCACAATCAAAATTTGATTGGTACTTGTCCAATCTAGTAGCTTTCATCAGATTGAATCTTTTTGTTAAAATTGACTTGCAAAAATGGTTAGATAAACCATTTGAAGAGCATATAGAACCTCCTCCTGATTACATACAAGGGGTTCTGTTTTAA
- a CDS encoding DUF4834 family protein, whose amino-acid sequence METASFIGFIRTLFYIIAFYYVFKFLVKLFLPLVLKKVVEKAGANFEQNQQKAQDSSWNKTQSSGDIYYQPTDSKKPKETKKVGDYVDYEEID is encoded by the coding sequence ATGGAAACAGCTTCTTTTATAGGTTTTATAAGAACACTATTTTATATAATAGCTTTTTACTATGTTTTTAAATTTTTGGTAAAATTATTTTTGCCTTTAGTATTAAAAAAAGTAGTAGAAAAAGCAGGTGCTAACTTTGAACAAAACCAACAAAAAGCGCAGGACTCTTCTTGGAATAAAACACAATCTAGTGGCGATATTTACTATCAACCTACTGACTCAAAAAAACCTAAAGAAACTAAAAAAGTAGGGGATTATGTGGATTATGAAGAAATAGATTAA
- a CDS encoding glycosyltransferase family 4 protein — translation MNKMENTSLDKIILEDNGLKKVLIITYYWPPAGGPGVQRWLKFVKYLPEFGIQPVVYVPENPTYPIVDQKLVNEVSEKAIVLKQPIFEPYQLASFFSKNKTKKISSGIIPNKKKQSTLDKVFLWIRGNLFIPDARKYWVKPSVAYLEKYIQENNIDIIITSGPPHSLHLIGLALKQKLSVKWFADFRDPWTTIGYHKSLRLSDFAANKHKKLEYKVLNSADTIIVTSKTTKIEFQAITSKPIQVITNGYDVEPVGNQVLDNKFSLAHIGSFLSERNPAILWESLVELITEISSFKENLEIKLIGAVSQEVLETISQFGLNNYLNNLGYVSHEEAIAHQKKSQVLLLVEIDSEDTKSIIPGKLFEYMVSNRPILAIGPHDSDFSEIITGTNTGVFFTYTEKEKLKNQISAYYNQFLEGKLQSHGIGLQKYSRKNLTKDLVAILNQ, via the coding sequence ATGAATAAGATGGAAAACACCTCTTTGGATAAAATAATTTTGGAGGATAATGGACTTAAAAAGGTACTTATCATTACTTATTATTGGCCACCAGCGGGAGGACCAGGCGTACAACGTTGGTTAAAGTTTGTGAAGTATTTACCGGAATTTGGAATACAGCCTGTTGTGTATGTTCCTGAAAACCCAACGTATCCTATTGTTGACCAAAAGTTAGTTAACGAAGTTTCAGAAAAGGCTATAGTCTTAAAACAACCTATTTTTGAACCTTATCAATTGGCTTCTTTTTTTTCTAAAAACAAAACCAAAAAGATCAGTTCGGGAATTATTCCTAATAAGAAGAAACAAAGTACTTTAGATAAAGTATTTCTTTGGATTCGCGGGAATCTTTTCATTCCTGATGCTCGTAAATATTGGGTTAAACCTTCTGTGGCTTATTTAGAAAAATATATTCAGGAAAATAATATTGATATAATAATCACTTCGGGGCCACCACATAGTTTGCATTTAATAGGTTTGGCTTTGAAGCAAAAATTAAGCGTAAAATGGTTTGCTGATTTCCGTGATCCTTGGACAACCATAGGATATCATAAATCCCTACGATTGTCTGATTTTGCTGCAAATAAGCACAAAAAATTAGAATATAAAGTTTTGAACTCGGCCGATACAATTATTGTAACCAGTAAAACGACTAAAATCGAATTTCAAGCCATTACTTCAAAACCAATTCAAGTAATTACAAATGGCTATGATGTGGAACCAGTTGGGAATCAAGTTTTAGATAACAAATTTAGTTTGGCGCACATTGGTTCTTTTTTATCAGAAAGGAATCCAGCTATTTTATGGGAAAGTTTGGTGGAACTGATTACAGAAATTTCAAGTTTTAAAGAGAACCTTGAAATCAAGTTGATTGGTGCGGTTAGTCAAGAAGTTTTGGAAACCATTTCGCAATTTGGATTGAATAATTATTTGAATAATTTAGGCTATGTTTCTCATGAAGAAGCAATTGCTCATCAAAAAAAATCACAAGTTTTGTTGCTCGTCGAAATTGACTCAGAAGATACCAAAAGTATTATTCCAGGAAAATTGTTTGAGTACATGGTTTCTAATCGTCCGATACTTGCAATAGGCCCTCATGATTCTGATTTTTCAGAAATTATTACCGGAACTAATACTGGAGTATTCTTTACCTATACCGAAAAAGAAAAGTTGAAAAACCAAATTTCAGCCTATTATAATCAGTTTTTAGAAGGGAAGCTACAATCACACGGTATTGGATTACAAAAGTATTCTAGGAAGAATCTAACCAAGGATTTGGTTGCAATTCTAAATCAATAA
- a CDS encoding HAD family hydrolase, protein MNYKAVIFDLDGTLVNSLEDIGNAANIVLKNSNYPTHDYEAYNFFIGSGLRTTVARALPELAKNEAEIDRCYNEMMAIYSRDCTLSTKPFDGITQMLDQLKARGLKLAVLSNKSDDLTKKIATAIFPNYFEIIQGLSVEEFKKPNPTVALQMAEKLGAHPNEVVYVGDSGVDMETAVNAQFYAVGVLWGFRPKEELVATGAQSLIEHPQELMKLF, encoded by the coding sequence ATGAACTACAAAGCAGTAATTTTTGACTTGGACGGAACCTTAGTTAATTCTCTAGAAGATATCGGTAATGCGGCCAACATCGTATTAAAAAATAGTAATTACCCTACCCATGATTACGAGGCTTATAATTTTTTCATTGGCAGTGGACTAAGAACTACCGTTGCTAGAGCACTGCCCGAACTTGCCAAAAATGAGGCCGAGATTGATCGTTGCTATAACGAAATGATGGCTATTTATAGTCGTGATTGCACGCTGTCAACAAAGCCATTTGACGGAATTACTCAAATGCTTGACCAATTGAAAGCCCGCGGTTTAAAGTTGGCAGTGCTTTCAAATAAATCAGATGATTTGACAAAAAAAATTGCAACTGCTATATTCCCGAACTACTTTGAAATTATTCAAGGACTAAGCGTAGAAGAATTTAAAAAACCAAACCCAACAGTAGCCTTACAAATGGCTGAAAAACTGGGTGCTCATCCAAACGAAGTTGTGTATGTTGGCGATAGCGGAGTTGATATGGAAACGGCGGTCAATGCACAATTCTATGCCGTGGGAGTGCTTTGGGGATTTAGACCTAAAGAAGAATTAGTGGCGACTGGAGCGCAATCACTGATTGAACATCCACAAGAATTAATGAAGTTGTTCTAA